A stretch of DNA from Nitrospinota bacterium:
GAAACAAAGGCCTCATATATTCCAAGTCGATTACATCCAATTCATAATCTAAATGAGCAGATGCTGAATCAGCTAATTGAATACCACCTGGAAGAGTCAAAAGAGCATGCAGGGCTCCTCCTGATGGTTTGGTGATACTGAAATCCTCATCACTATCAAAACGCCAATAAGATGAAGATAATCGGCTATTATTCTCAAATTGATATCCCAGTGTATATTTTCCTGAAACAGTTGAAAATGTATCGAACTCTATGCCTCTTGCAGGCCCTTCGGGATCCCAGTCAGTATTACTATCAGGTATTGCTATATCAATGTCATTTCCCCTTGGAGTCAGAAGTAAAAGTTTTGCATCAAAAAATAAACCAGTATCATCAGCTTTTTTCGGCACTTTAACTGTAGCCTGCAATTCCTCTTTTATTTTCTCCTGCTCTGACATTCTTTTCTTCAAATCTTCAAGTTTCTGTTCATTCTCTTTGATCTGATTCTCCAAGCTTTTGATAACCCCTTTTAAATCCTCTTCCTCAGCCTGAGCAAAAGACCTGGTTAATCCTAAAATTAGGAAAATCATAAAAAGAGATAATGTAAGAACTGTAACTTTTTTCATAGATGCTCTCCTTTTTTATTGGTTAACTGGACAAACAAGAAATATAGATTTTTTTACTTATATAAACTCTCCTGCAAAACTTGGATTAAAAAAAAGAAAAACATAAAATAGTTTTACAGTTTCACCTCCTTTTTTATTTAATTGGATTAAGAAAATAGAGACAAATAAAGATTACTTAAGAAAATACTTTGGCAAGAATAGGGTGCTCTGGCATCTTTACCTCCCTTTCCAAAAGATAATCGTTAAACGAAGATTCAGACCCAAGAGGAGAGTCTAATGAGATTATTAAAAGGAAGGAAAATCAAAGCGCAAAAAAATATTTGCTATCAAAGCAAAGCTATGGTGTTAAATCTGATAAAAAGCTTCAAACATCCCCTCCTTCCAAATCAGACACTTTTCTATCAAAAAGGTAGGATTGAGTCAACATATTTTTCCAGTTTTTTTTTGATTTTTTGGGGATGCGGCAAGCAGAGTGAGAAAATCATGGCTTTTTTAAATACCCCTTTTTTGGACAAGCAAAAAAGGGACAATCTGTCTAAAAATCCCTATTGTCTTCCAAATAAAATTCCTGTATATTTCCCCTGTTTTTTGTTTAATTTTGACTCAAAGAAATGAAAGATAAAGATATAAGTAAAATTATAGAAATACTTAAAAAAGAGCTCAATAAATGGAAGCTGCCCATTGTCACTGAGGTAGCTGAAAAGAAAAAAGACCCCTTTCGTATTCTCATAAGCTGTGTATTGAGCCTACGGACAAAGGATGATACGACAAGGGGCGCGGCCATGAGGCTCTTTGAGCTTGCGGACAATCCCGAAGATATGCTCAGGCTCAAGAAGAAGATTATTGAAAAAGCGATCTATCCCGTTGGCTTTTACAGGAACAAGGCAGAAAATATTCTTGAGATTTGTGGAGCCCTCATAAACAAATATCATTCTAAAATACCGGATGAAATTGATGAGCTTTTGAAATTAAAGGGAGTGGGAAGGAAAACCGCAAATCTCGTGGTAACGCTTGGATACAATAAACCCGGGATATGCGTGGACACCCACGTTCACAGGATTTCAAATCGGTTTGGATATGTGAAGACAAAAACCCCTGAAGAGACCGAGAGGGCACTTCGGAAAAAACTTCCAAAGAGATACTGGATTATCTATAATGACCTTCTTGTTACTCATGGACAGAATATATGTAAACCCATATCTCCGATGTGTTCGAGGTGTTCTATAGAGAGGTACTGTGATAAAATCGGCGTAACAAAACATCGATAAGGGGTTATCATCACTCATGCAAAAAAGATTAAAATCCATTCTCTTTTTTCTCATCCTGTTTTCTCTTTTCATATCGAAAGGAAACAGCGCTGAGATATTAATCAATGAAAAAGGGGAATGGGAAAGGTTAATCTCAGGACTGGAATATAGAATCATCAAAATTACAGCAGAGAAGGGCCCTTCGGATATCTTTTCACTGAGGGTTAATCCTAAAAAACTCGATATCAGAATCTTAGACAGCAGAGATTACGGTCAAAAAAGATTAACGGTTAAGACCATGGCTATGAATGCCGGTGCGATTGCAGTCATCAATGGGGGCTTCTTTGATACGGATGATAATCATTTAGGCCTCCTTATAAGGGACGGAAAAGTAGTAAGCCCTTATAAAAAAAGGGATTGGGGCATATTTATGATGAAAGATGGGAAGCCATATATCATTCACTCGAGAAAATATGATCAAAGTAAAGAGATAACCCAGGCTATGCAGGTCGGTCCCCGATTGATTTCCAGAGGAAGGATCATGAAACTCAAAAGACAATTCTCAAGAAGGTCTGCAGTAGGAATAGATGATAAAGGATGGATCGTCTTTCTTGTTTCCGGGAAAACCGTGGATGGAGGGGTAATGAGTCTCTTGGAACTCGCAGAGCTTATGGGATTACCTGAAGCCAAAGGCGGTTTGGGGTGCAAGTACGCTCTTAATCTTGATGGGGGAGCTTCTACCCAGCTTTATATGAAAATTAATAATTTTAGACGCGATCTTCCGGGTGGGTGGGCTGTATCAAACGGCATTGGAGTTTTTCTAAAATAAATCAAACACCTTCTTTCTCTAAATCATCAAAGTTAAGGCTTTCATCATCGGATAAATCGTCAATCTCAGGAAAATCATCTTCATTAATAGAACCTGCCTCTTCTAAATCTTCTGACTCTTCTTTATGAATATTAATCTTTTTAGAGACCTTTGCAGGTGTAATCTTGAATTCAGTCTCTGGCATCTCTTTTTGATTCGCATTACACTTTGGACAAATGGGCTCAGGTTTTCTTAAATCGTAAAATTTACATCCACACTTAAAGCATGTATATTTCTTTCCATATTTTGATATATCAATCTTCATAACAACCTCTTAATTGTAATTTTTTAGAAAATCACCAAATATTTCTCGTTTTTTTGGAAATGTAAAGAAAAAAAAAGAAAATTTCAACTATTATTTTAAATTTTTTTATGCTATAAAATTTAAAAAATCTGAGGAAAAAATGTCTGTCATTACCGTATCAAGAGAGCTCGGAAGCGGCGGAGGAGAGATAGCTAAAGGGGTGGCTCAAAAACTCTCCTATAATTATGTGGATAGAGAGATAATTCTGGAAGCAGCCAAAAGCTATTCTGTTCCCGAAAAAAAATTGGAAGAGGTCTTTACCAAGCGGCCAAGATTTATAGAACGATTTGTTGAAGATCAAAGGATTTACCTGATATTCATCGAGGATATTATTTTAAAGTTCGCCCTAAAAGACAATATTGTCATTGTAGGGAGTGGGGGACATATCAGCCTGAAAAATATAAGCCACGTTCTCAAGGTGAGATTAACTGCCCCCCTTCCCAAGAGAGTAGAGACAATTATGAAAAGTAAGGAATTGGACAAAAAAAAGGCTGAAGAAATGGTAATGAAGAATGACAAAGACCGAATGTCAAGGATGCATTATCTGTATGATATAGATTGGAGAGACCCTACTCAATATGACATTGTCATTAATACGGAGAGTTTAACTCAAGAATGTGCCATTGATATGATTATCAATACGATTAAAAGAGAGGATTTTACACCTACAGATAAGTCCAGAAGAGCTTTAGAAGATAAGGCTCTTACTTGCAATATTAAGGCAAGATTAGCAACCCATCCTCTCATAATAATGTCCAATATAGATATAATGACCGAAGAGAGAACCGTAACCATTACGGGTAGTGTTTTTAGCGGTAATGAAAAGTCCCTGGTTATTGAAACGGTTAAAGAAATCGTTGGGGATAACTATATCGATAATCTTTCCATTGTACACCCTCCCCAAGGGGATCTTTTTTAACCCCTATCCTCGATAATCTCTGAAAGAGAATTTTTTCCTCTTATAATTTTCCTGAATTTTCTAAATATTTCTCAATAATTGCCGATAATATTTAAAAAGGGGTTATAAGTATGCTCG
This window harbors:
- the nth gene encoding endonuclease III, with product MKDKDISKIIEILKKELNKWKLPIVTEVAEKKKDPFRILISCVLSLRTKDDTTRGAAMRLFELADNPEDMLRLKKKIIEKAIYPVGFYRNKAENILEICGALINKYHSKIPDEIDELLKLKGVGRKTANLVVTLGYNKPGICVDTHVHRISNRFGYVKTKTPEETERALRKKLPKRYWIIYNDLLVTHGQNICKPISPMCSRCSIERYCDKIGVTKHR
- a CDS encoding phosphodiester glycosidase family protein produces the protein MQKRLKSILFFLILFSLFISKGNSAEILINEKGEWERLISGLEYRIIKITAEKGPSDIFSLRVNPKKLDIRILDSRDYGQKRLTVKTMAMNAGAIAVINGGFFDTDDNHLGLLIRDGKVVSPYKKRDWGIFMMKDGKPYIIHSRKYDQSKEITQAMQVGPRLISRGRIMKLKRQFSRRSAVGIDDKGWIVFLVSGKTVDGGVMSLLELAELMGLPEAKGGLGCKYALNLDGGASTQLYMKINNFRRDLPGGWAVSNGIGVFLK
- a CDS encoding FYDLN acid domain-containing protein, translated to MKIDISKYGKKYTCFKCGCKFYDLRKPEPICPKCNANQKEMPETEFKITPAKVSKKINIHKEESEDLEEAGSINEDDFPEIDDLSDDESLNFDDLEKEGV
- a CDS encoding Lpg1974 family pore-forming outer membrane protein, which produces MKKVTVLTLSLFMIFLILGLTRSFAQAEEEDLKGVIKSLENQIKENEQKLEDLKKRMSEQEKIKEELQATVKVPKKADDTGLFFDAKLLLLTPRGNDIDIAIPDSNTDWDPEGPARGIEFDTFSTVSGKYTLGYQFENNSRLSSSYWRFDSDEDFSITKPSGGALHALLTLPGGIQLADSASAHLDYELDVIDLEYMRPLFQSGKLTTSGLIGLRYARIDQYLSATYKSGADTERVTSDIETNMFGPKVGVMGKRSFFNDKFYFQVDGAISLLVGNTDAKYKDIYNTSVWAHTTSEYESVFPVYELDIGLGWTPIPDLEFRLGYLISYWTDVLTQKAYVDDVHTAKAVDEGDSVTFDGIVFSIKYVF
- a CDS encoding cytidylate kinase family protein, whose translation is MSVITVSRELGSGGGEIAKGVAQKLSYNYVDREIILEAAKSYSVPEKKLEEVFTKRPRFIERFVEDQRIYLIFIEDIILKFALKDNIVIVGSGGHISLKNISHVLKVRLTAPLPKRVETIMKSKELDKKKAEEMVMKNDKDRMSRMHYLYDIDWRDPTQYDIVINTESLTQECAIDMIINTIKREDFTPTDKSRRALEDKALTCNIKARLATHPLIIMSNIDIMTEERTVTITGSVFSGNEKSLVIETVKEIVGDNYIDNLSIVHPPQGDLF